One genomic segment of Bifidobacterium breve DSM 20213 = JCM 1192 includes these proteins:
- a CDS encoding TetR/AcrR family transcriptional regulator, whose product MPRPRHDSEVLPAKERLENAFWELLADRDYRKITVTDVVSEAGVNRNSFYYHFSGLPELADSAILHQVESIPINRTPDPNGNPEEQWRERITATLANPEQRQRLDRLALLAGPHSTLELTESLRDFCRLQMISMLQRDPEHLDLTTDLMIEFTVGGMLAVLQRWPKLSGTIEIKDLLKEDVAVLAMGIYLAMSREDMLDYWNRIFAHGPQNSNNTAAGHHN is encoded by the coding sequence ATGCCGCGTCCACGTCATGATTCCGAGGTGCTGCCAGCCAAAGAGCGCCTCGAAAACGCTTTCTGGGAACTACTCGCCGACCGCGACTACCGCAAAATCACCGTTACCGATGTGGTAAGCGAGGCCGGAGTCAACCGCAATTCGTTCTATTACCACTTCTCCGGACTGCCGGAACTGGCCGATTCCGCCATTCTGCATCAGGTCGAATCCATCCCGATCAACCGCACCCCCGACCCGAACGGCAACCCCGAGGAGCAGTGGCGCGAACGTATCACCGCCACGCTCGCCAACCCGGAACAGCGCCAGCGTCTCGACCGATTGGCTCTGCTGGCCGGCCCGCACAGCACGCTGGAACTGACTGAATCCCTGCGCGATTTCTGCCGACTGCAGATGATCAGCATGCTGCAACGAGACCCCGAACATCTTGACCTCACAACCGATCTCATGATTGAATTCACCGTAGGCGGCATGCTTGCAGTGCTTCAGCGCTGGCCCAAGCTGAGCGGTACCATCGAGATCAAGGATCTGCTCAAGGAAGACGTGGCCGTGCTGGCCATGGGCATCTATCTGGCCATGAGCCGCGAAGACATGCTCGATTACTGGAACCGCATCTTTGCACACGGCCCACAGAACAGCAACAATACTGCTGCCGGCCATCACAACTAG
- a CDS encoding DUF2974 domain-containing protein — MTGIIDYARTELRPFSELPFNEIDALIIATLIYEDVANICPTLMLDEQQQSGSFATRIRTFEPKHPLIWLKGLWHPAMESISLKEANQELHRSIDTSEDDKPHEAQMVSVIDPRLTHTLFEEAGNNPRFTGIQLGAVVEHVNRGEQTQFAAATFQLPDGRNRRNPTHKGTMVLSFRGTDDSLIGWKEDFNMAFQYPVPAQRAASAYLDTVARLWDGPIVLVGHSKGGNLAIYAAMNADAKVQNRIRHIYSLDGPGFPSEIVTSPAYRRIQPKVTKIVPSSSIVGMIFETPEPCRVVSSDSDGIMQHSAFTWLVDGDQFVTEPDLSSSSQLFNEELNHWVGALTPEQRERAVDALFTVLHSNGATTFSEVMSNFPASIPSMLGAFVGLTPEDRRHLAEAVPILIKAATAKHKTDSANAKAAADADEPNGTPATEQKNEPNDKPTDV; from the coding sequence ATGACAGGCATCATCGACTATGCACGCACCGAGTTGCGCCCGTTCTCCGAATTGCCGTTCAATGAAATCGACGCCCTGATTATCGCCACACTCATCTATGAAGACGTGGCCAACATCTGCCCCACACTGATGCTTGACGAACAGCAGCAATCCGGCTCATTCGCCACGCGCATCCGTACATTTGAACCCAAACATCCGTTGATATGGCTCAAAGGGCTCTGGCATCCGGCAATGGAATCAATCAGCCTCAAAGAGGCCAACCAAGAATTGCATCGTTCAATCGATACATCGGAAGATGACAAACCCCACGAAGCCCAAATGGTCTCGGTGATCGATCCACGCCTCACCCATACTCTGTTCGAGGAGGCCGGCAATAATCCGCGCTTTACCGGCATACAGCTGGGAGCCGTCGTCGAGCACGTCAACCGCGGCGAGCAAACCCAATTTGCCGCGGCGACGTTCCAGCTGCCCGACGGCCGAAACCGTCGCAACCCTACGCATAAAGGCACCATGGTCCTCTCCTTCCGCGGAACCGATGATTCGCTAATCGGCTGGAAAGAGGATTTCAACATGGCTTTCCAGTATCCAGTACCGGCCCAACGCGCAGCCAGTGCATATCTGGATACGGTGGCCCGCCTATGGGACGGTCCGATTGTTCTGGTAGGCCACTCCAAAGGCGGCAATCTGGCGATTTATGCGGCGATGAACGCCGACGCCAAAGTCCAAAACCGCATTCGGCATATCTATTCGCTGGACGGCCCCGGCTTCCCCTCGGAAATCGTGACCAGCCCCGCCTACCGCAGAATCCAGCCAAAGGTGACGAAAATCGTGCCGAGCTCATCGATTGTGGGCATGATTTTCGAGACTCCTGAACCATGCCGTGTGGTGTCTTCCGATTCGGACGGCATTATGCAGCATTCCGCATTCACCTGGCTGGTGGACGGCGATCAGTTCGTCACCGAGCCCGATCTCAGCTCCAGCTCCCAACTGTTCAACGAAGAGTTGAATCATTGGGTTGGCGCGCTTACGCCGGAACAGCGCGAGCGTGCAGTGGACGCCCTGTTCACCGTGCTGCACTCCAATGGCGCCACGACGTTCAGCGAAGTGATGAGCAATTTCCCCGCTTCAATCCCCTCCATGCTTGGCGCGTTCGTGGGACTTACCCCCGAGGATCGGCGGCATTTAGCCGAAGCAGTGCCCATTCTGATCAAGGCCGCCACCGCCAAACACAAGACAGATTCCGCCAACGCCAAGGCAGCGGCAGACGCCGACGAACCAAACGGCACACCCGCTACCGAGCAGAAGAACGAACCCAACGATAAACCCACAGATGTCTAG
- a CDS encoding methylated-DNA--[protein]-cysteine S-methyltransferase, producing MAQRQLIRTTAETPIGRMMMASDGEALTELCLEDWWWVTKNQQHDNGTPDSELEVFRITRDWLQAYFADERPSLSQAPPMNPAGTPFQHEVWQLVAEIPYGMTASYGEIAAELSERRGGGRMAAQAVGGAVKHNPITIIVPCHRVVGSGRAFGGYGGRLDIKAELLEHEGVDITRFDLLDIRPV from the coding sequence ATGGCACAACGGCAATTGATACGCACCACCGCGGAAACACCCATCGGTCGGATGATGATGGCTTCAGACGGTGAGGCGCTCACCGAGCTATGCCTCGAGGACTGGTGGTGGGTCACCAAGAACCAGCAGCACGACAACGGAACGCCAGATTCCGAACTCGAGGTGTTCCGCATAACCCGCGACTGGCTGCAGGCCTACTTTGCAGACGAACGCCCAAGCCTCAGCCAGGCCCCACCAATGAATCCGGCGGGCACTCCGTTTCAGCACGAAGTATGGCAACTCGTTGCAGAAATTCCTTACGGCATGACGGCCAGCTACGGAGAGATAGCCGCCGAGCTGTCCGAACGCCGCGGTGGAGGGCGTATGGCTGCGCAAGCGGTTGGAGGCGCGGTCAAGCACAATCCAATCACCATCATCGTGCCTTGCCACCGCGTGGTCGGATCAGGCCGCGCGTTTGGCGGCTATGGCGGCCGGCTCGACATCAAGGCCGAACTGCTCGAGCACGAGGGCGTGGATATAACGCGATTCGATCTGCTCGATATCCGGCCGGTATAA
- a CDS encoding holo-ACP synthase yields MNTFGLGHDVVDVAAFAEQLGQPGSHMRALFSVREVRQAEDRARQKNDGEAVHLAAKWAGKEAFLKAWCDFLGSAPFPFTLDNFPWREIEILDDSRGVPHVSLSGDASPAFQTDYSGSIPDVRISLSHDGPVASAVVMIQSGNDSREIR; encoded by the coding sequence ATGAACACATTTGGTTTGGGACATGACGTGGTGGATGTGGCCGCGTTCGCTGAACAGTTGGGACAGCCGGGCTCGCATATGCGTGCTCTGTTTTCCGTGCGCGAGGTACGGCAGGCGGAGGACCGCGCACGCCAAAAAAACGATGGCGAAGCTGTCCATCTGGCCGCCAAATGGGCCGGCAAAGAGGCGTTCCTTAAAGCGTGGTGTGATTTTCTGGGGAGTGCGCCGTTCCCGTTCACGCTGGATAATTTCCCGTGGCGCGAGATTGAGATTCTCGATGATTCGCGCGGTGTGCCGCATGTGTCGCTGAGTGGTGACGCATCGCCGGCGTTCCAGACTGATTACTCGGGTTCGATCCCCGACGTCCGCATCTCCCTGAGCCATGATGGCCCGGTTGCGTCCGCCGTGGTGATGATTCAATCCGGTAATGATTCGCGCGAAATCCGCTGA
- a CDS encoding cation:proton antiporter domain-containing protein: MTYDLVSLSIIMMIAVACPIITQLIPGKPMPQTVLLLVFGAIFGPFILDKIWVTKAVELLSELGLAFLFQLDVVLGAFAAGFILRFVTPNGNHTLNLKLEGVGYGFLIPVFFVVSGASIDVKAVVANPALLITFIIMLLLVRAVPIFVATTLDHRVNPLDPQDKLTVSLYFTTALPLIVAVTSLAVQGGTMHQTTASTLVAAGAVTVFLMPLLGGLTSKLMKGETRLIAPTA; the protein is encoded by the coding sequence ATGACCTATGATCTCGTCTCGCTATCCATCATCATGATGATTGCAGTGGCGTGTCCTATCATCACGCAGCTTATTCCCGGCAAACCCATGCCGCAGACCGTGCTGCTGCTGGTGTTCGGGGCGATATTCGGACCATTCATCCTAGATAAAATCTGGGTGACCAAAGCCGTTGAACTGCTCAGCGAACTGGGTCTGGCGTTCCTGTTCCAGCTTGATGTGGTGCTGGGCGCGTTCGCGGCCGGCTTCATCCTGCGATTCGTCACGCCGAACGGCAACCATACATTGAACCTGAAGCTCGAAGGCGTGGGCTATGGCTTCCTTATTCCCGTGTTTTTCGTGGTTTCCGGCGCATCCATTGACGTGAAAGCGGTCGTGGCCAATCCTGCACTGCTCATCACCTTCATCATCATGCTGCTGCTGGTGCGCGCGGTGCCAATTTTTGTGGCCACGACGCTCGACCATCGAGTCAACCCACTCGACCCGCAGGATAAGCTCACCGTTTCGCTGTATTTTACAACGGCTCTGCCGCTGATTGTGGCCGTGACTTCTCTTGCGGTGCAGGGCGGCACCATGCACCAAACCACCGCGTCAACGCTGGTGGCCGCCGGCGCCGTGACCGTATTCCTCATGCCGCTCCTCGGCGGATTGACATCCAAATTGATGAAAGGTGAGACCCGACTAATCGCGCCGACGGCCTGA